From Desmodus rotundus isolate HL8 chromosome 10, HLdesRot8A.1, whole genome shotgun sequence, one genomic window encodes:
- the MC5R gene encoding melanocortin receptor 5 yields MNSSFHLYFLDLNLSATEGNLSGPNVKNKSSPCEDMGIAVEVFLTLGLISLLENILVIGAIVKNKNLHSPMYFFVCSLAVADMLVSMSNAWETITIYLINNKHLVIADAFVRHIDNVFDSMICISVVASMCSLLAIAVDRYVTIFYALRYHHIMTVKRSGLIIACIWTFCTGCGIVFIIYYESTYVIICLISMFFTMLFLMVSLYIHMFLLVRTHVKRIAALPGYNSVWQRTSMKGAITLTMLLGIFIVCWAPFFLHLILMISCPQNLYCSCFMSHFNMYLILIMCNSVIDPLIYAFRSQEMRKTFKEIICCHGFRIPCRFPSRY; encoded by the coding sequence ATGAATTCCTCATTTCACCTGTATTTCTTGGATCTCAACCTGAGTGCCACAGAGGGCAATCTTTCAGGACCAAATGTCAAGAACAAATCTTCACCATGTGAAGATATGGGCATCGCTGTGGAGGTGTTTCTGACTTTGGGTCTCATCAGCCTTTTGGAGAACATCTTGGTCATAGGTGCCATAGTAAAGAACAAGAACTTGCACTCTCCCATGTATTTCTTTGTGTGCAGTTTAGCAGTAGCGGACATGCTGGTGAGCATGTCCAATGCCTGGGAGACCATCActatatacttaataaataataagcacCTGGTGATAGCAGATGCCTTTGTGCGTCACATTGACAATGTATTTGACTCCATGATCTGCATATCTGTGGTGGCTTCCATGTGCAGTTTGTTGGCCATTGCAGTGGATAGGTATGTCACTATATTCTATGCCTTGCGCTACCACCACATCATGACAGTGAAGCGTTCTGGATTGATTATTGCATGCATCtggaccttttgcacagggtgtGGCATTGTTTTCATCATTTACTATGAATCCACTTATGTCATCATTTGCCTCATCTCCATGTTCTTCACGATGCTGTTTCTCATGGTGTCTCTGTATATACACATGTTCCTTCTGGTACGAACTCACGTCAAGCGGATAGCAGCACTGCCTGGATACAATTCTGTGTGGCAGAGGACCAGCATGAAAGGTGCCATCACCCTGACCATGCTATTGGGCATTTTCATTGTGTGCTGGGCTCCGTTCTTCCTCCATCTCATTTTGATGATCTCTTGCCCTCAGAATCTTTACTGTTCCTGCTTTATGTCTCATTTCAATATGTACCTCATACTCATCATGTGCAATTCTGTGATTGATCCTCTGATATATGCCTTTCGCAGCCAAGAGATGAGGAAGACTTTTAAAGAGATTATTTGTTGCCATGGTTTCAGAATACCCTGCAGGTTCCCTAGCAGGTATTAA